From one Eucalyptus grandis isolate ANBG69807.140 chromosome 9, ASM1654582v1, whole genome shotgun sequence genomic stretch:
- the LOC104420465 gene encoding probable disease resistance protein At5g66900 gives MKVDFAGGGVGTAFNELFTAVKEIVQTVRAFGPQLKKIENTLRKIEPIIKEWDEFNKRLDRNPTEMDPIKDLLDRGKGLIERCKRIRRLHVCKKYMHSKKLKAFNAELLGDFKLYIQLLDARNNGEMLWEVKEIKMEVKQVKELICPGQVNGVALQSGLGAAGNLAVPDAPDFIVGSVVETSLRKLREQLLEEGVSVIVVTAPGGCGKTTLLKKLCHDKDVEGKFNNIMFVPVSKKPTLTDIVQKMFQHNGLKVPEIVTEDDAVHYMQQLLIDIGQSPVLLVLDDVWTDSQSIIEKFVFKKIKHYKIVVTSRYEFPHVGLVHHLNPLPHGEALELFRQSVAVDGRSLVAPDDDIWDKIVNRCKGLPLALTVVAKSLRGKDRSFWETKLLNLSRLGLDSDILDCLRKSLDDLDGDPLIKEHFMDLGSFPEDRKIPATALIDMWVALYGQDFNEMQAVNDLHELVYRNLADLVITRSDSSEEEDKCYSSHYATQHDLLRELAIMECNQGEVENRKRLILDLTRNNFPNWWSKQKQPTLGARLVSISTDGRFSTPWPNLQLPEAEALVLNIETNQTKTYALPEFIEKADKLKVLIVTNYSFFPVELCNFHVVGSSLRRIRLERVTVSFQSMGKLRLDNLQKISFFMCDIGQASTSIDAKISYAMPKLVELDIDYCNDLMTIPDSICEIKPLKKLSITNCHNFSALPEQLGQSTSLEVVRLNSCTNLLQLPNLIGTLQKLTSLNISDCLNLSTLPNQIGQLDNLKKINIRGCLRLSELPRSIVRLRNLKKVICDQEREDLWKPLKNSLSSLNIMAFEEEPNLDWLCD, from the exons ATGAAGGTTGATTTTGCAGGAGGTGGCGTGGGAACAGCATTCAACGAGCTGTTCACGGCCGTTAAGGAGATAGTGCAAACCGTCCGAGCGTTTGGTCCCCAGCTCAAGAAGATCGAAAACACCTTGCGCAAAATAGAACCAATCATCAAGGAATGGGACGAGTTCAACAAACGGCTGGACCGTAATCCGACAGAGATGGATCCGATCAAGGACCTATTGGATAGAGGCAAAGGACTGATCGAGAGGTGCAAAAGGATCCGCCGGCTCCACGTGTGCAAGAAGTATATGCACTCCAAGAAGCTGAAGGCATTCAATGCGGAATTATTGGGTGATTTCAAGCTTTACATCCAACTGCTGGATGCAAGAAACAACGGCGAGATGTTGTGGGAAGTGAAGGAGATCAAGATGGAAGTCAAGCAAGTCAAGGAGTTGATCTGCCCCGGTCAAGTGAACGGTGTTGCCCTCCAGAGCGGACTCGGGGCTGCGGGCAACCTCGCGGTCCCTGATGCGCCTGATTTCATTGTTGGGTCAGTGGTGGAGACGTCTTTGAGGAAGCTCAGGGAGCAGTTGCTGGAGGAGGGAGTGTCTGTGATTGTTGTGACCGCTCCAGGTGGGTGCGGGAAGACGACCCTGCTTAAGAAATTGTGTCATGACAAGGATGTTGAAG GCAAATTCAACAACATCATGTTTGTCCCTGTCTCGAAGAAGCCCACCCTGACAGACATTGTCCAGAAAATGTTTCAACATAATGGTCTCAAGGTTCCTGAGATTGTAACGGAAGATGATGCAGTTCATTACATGCAGCAACTGCTCATAGATATAGGCCAAAGTCCTGTGTTGCTTGTGCTGGACGATGTCTGGACTGACTCGCAATCCATAATCGAGAAATTTGTCTTCAAGAAGATAAAACATTACAAGATTGTGGTGACATCAAGATATGAATTTCCTCATGTTGGTCTTGTGCATCACCTGAACCCACTGCCTCATGGGGAAGCCTTGGAACTTTTTCGTCAATCTGTTGCTGTTGATGGTAGAAGCTTGGTTGCACCAGATGATGATATCTGGGATAAG ATAGTGAATCGCTGCAAGGGATTGCCGTTGGCTCTTACAGTCGTTGCCAAGTCTCTCCGAGGAAAGGATCGTTCGTTCTGGGAAACAAAGCTTCTTAATTTGTCCCGTTTGGGTTTGGACAGTGACATTCTAGATTGCCTCAGAAAGAGCTTGGATGACTTGGATGGTGACCCTTTGATCAAGGAGCATTTCATGGACCTCGGCTCATTTCCAGAGGATCGCAAGATCCCCGCCACTGCCCTTATTGATATGTGGGTGGCGTTGTACGGGCAAGATTTCAATGAAATGCAGGCTGTTAATGACCTCCATGAGCTCGTTTACAGGAACTTAGCTGATCTCGTAATCACCAG GAGTGATTCAAGTGAGGAGGAGGACAAATGTTACAGCAGCCACTATGCTACACAGCACGATCTGCTTAGAGAGTTGGCTATCATGGAGTGCAACCAAGGGGAAGTAGAGAACAGAAAGAGACTCATTCTGGACTTAACCAgaaataattttcccaattgGTGGAGTAAGCAAAAGCAACCGACTCTTGGTGCTCGTCTAGTGTCCATCTCCACAG ATGGAAGATTCTCAACACCTTGGCCAAATCTTCAATTACCTGAAGCCGAGGCTCTTGTCTTGAACATCGAGACCAACCAAACCAAAACTTATGCTTTGCCGGAATTCATTGAGAAAGCAGATAAGCTCAAAGTCCTAATAGTAACAAACTACAGTTTCTTTCCAGTTGAGCTATGCAATTTCCATGTTGTTGGGTCCAGTTTAAGGAGGATCAGGCTCGAACGCGTCACGGTTTCTTTCCAAAGCATGGGAAAGCTACGCTTGGACAATTTACAAAAGATATCCTTTTTCATGTGTGACATAGGGCAGGCTTCGACGTCGATCGACGCCAAAATCTCTTATGCAATGCCAAAATTAGTGGAGCTCGACATCGACTATTGCAATGATCTCATGACAATACCGGATAGCATTTGTGAGATAAAACCTTTGAAGAAGCTTAGCATCACAAATTGCCACAATTTCTCTGCACTTCCTGAACAGCTTGGGCAATCAACTTCCCTCGAAGTGGTTAGGCTTAATTCATGCACAAATTTGTTGCAATTACCAAACTTGATTGGAACCCTTCAAAAACTGACGTCTCTCAATATATCTGATTGCCTAAACCTAAGCACTTTGCCGAATCAAATTGGTCAACTAGATAATCTCAAGAAGATCAACATAAGAGGATGTTTGAGGTTGTCTGAGCTACCACGGTCAATCGTGAGGTTGAGGAACTTGAAGAAGGTGATTTGTgatcaagaaagagaagactTGTGGAAGCCTCTCAAGAATAGTCTCAGTAGCTTGAATATAATGGCATTTGAAGAAGAGCCTAACTTAGATTGGCTGTGTGATTAA